The following proteins come from a genomic window of Daphnia carinata strain CSIRO-1 chromosome 8, CSIRO_AGI_Dcar_HiC_V3, whole genome shotgun sequence:
- the LOC130703661 gene encoding protein pelota-like isoform X1 encodes MKLVSRYIERDGTGRVALIPENPEDMWHAYNLISHGDTVRASTIRKVQTESATGSSSSRVRTMLTIEVETIDFDTQACVLRLKGRNVEENQYVKMGAYHTVDIEPNRKFSLTKACWDVVALERIDMACDPSQNADVAAVIMQEGLANVCLVTGAMTLVRAKIDVTIPRKRKGNTSQHEKGLQKFYDTVLQAILRHVNFEVTRCILLASPGFVKDHFFEYMMQWASKNDNRMLIDNKSKFLLIHASSGFKHSLKEVLADPAVTSRMADTKAMAEVKALENFYAVLQTEPSRAFYGLKHVLKANEGQAIDTLLVSDNLFRSQSVEERKTYVKLVESVRDNGGTTRIFSSLHVSGEQLTQLTGVAAVLRFPMPELEEEPLDSDEDS; translated from the exons ATGAAACTTGTGAGCAGATATATAGAAAGAGACGGCACAGG ACGAGTCGCTCTCATCCCCGAGAATCCTGAGGATATGTGGCATGCATACAACCTTATATCTCACGGAGACACTGTTAGAGCTTCAACAATCAG AAAAGTTCAAACTGAATCGGCAACAGGCTCATCTAGTAGCAGAGTCCGGACCATGCTTACAATTGAAGTTGAAACCATTGATTTTGATACTCAGGCTTGTGTATTGCGgttaaaaggaagaaatgtaGAGGAAAATCAATATGTCAAG ATGGGTGCATATCACACTGTTGACATTGAGCCTAACAGAAAATTCTCATTAACCAAAGCCTGTTGGGATGTTGTGGCTCTTGAACGCATTGACATGGCATGTGATCCAAGCCAGAATGCAGATGTTGCTGCAGTTATAATGCAAGAAGGTTTGGCCAATGTCTGTCTTGTTACAGGAGCAATGACCCTGGTGAGAGCTAAAATTGATGTAACCATTCCCCGCAAGAGAAAAGGGAATACATCACAACATGAAAAG GGCTTACAAAAATTTTATGACACCGTCTTGCAAGCTATTCTCCGGCATGTAAACTTCGAAGTTACGCGATGCATTTTGCTTGCATCTCCAGGATTCGTAAAAGATCATTTCTTTGAATATATGATGCAATGGGCTTCTAAAAACGACAACCGTATGCTTATCGacaacaaatcaaaatttcttcttattcACGCTTCGTCAGGATTTAAACACTCTTTAAAAG AAGTTTTAGCTGATCCTGCTGTAACATCGCGTATGGCCGATACGAAAGCGATGGCCGAAGTCAAAGCATTGGAGAATTTTTATGCAGTTTTACAAACAGAGCCAAGCCGCGCCTTTTATGGTCTCAAGCACGTCTTGAAGGCTAACGAAGGCCAAGCAATTGATACCCTTTTGGTGTCTGATAATCTCTTTAG GTCTCAAAGTGTAGAAGAACGTAAGACGTACGTTAAGCTGGTTGAAAGTGTTCGAGACAATGGAGGCACCACGCGCATTTTCTCCTCTCTTCATGTATCGGGTGAAC AGTTGACGCAGCTAACCGGTGTGGCTGCGGTACTCAGGTTTCCAATGCCCGAGCTGGAAGAAGAACCGTTAGACAGTGATGAAGACTCATAA
- the LOC130703661 gene encoding protein pelota-like isoform X2, with product MKLVSRYIERDGTGRVALIPENPEDMWHAYNLISHGDTVRASTIRKVQTESATGSSSSRVRTMLTIEVETIDFDTQACVLRLKGRNVEENQYVKMGAYHTVDIEPNRKFSLTKACWDVVALERIDMACDPSQNADVAAVIMQEGLANVCLVTGAMTLVRAKIDVTIPRKRKGNTSQHEKGLQKFYDTVLQAILRHVNFEVTRCILLASPGFVKDHFFEYMMQWASKNDNRMLIDNKSKFLLIHASSGFKHSLKEVLADPAVTSRMADTKAMAEVKALENFYAVLQTEPSRAFYGLKHVLKANEGQAIDTLLVSDNLFRY from the exons ATGAAACTTGTGAGCAGATATATAGAAAGAGACGGCACAGG ACGAGTCGCTCTCATCCCCGAGAATCCTGAGGATATGTGGCATGCATACAACCTTATATCTCACGGAGACACTGTTAGAGCTTCAACAATCAG AAAAGTTCAAACTGAATCGGCAACAGGCTCATCTAGTAGCAGAGTCCGGACCATGCTTACAATTGAAGTTGAAACCATTGATTTTGATACTCAGGCTTGTGTATTGCGgttaaaaggaagaaatgtaGAGGAAAATCAATATGTCAAG ATGGGTGCATATCACACTGTTGACATTGAGCCTAACAGAAAATTCTCATTAACCAAAGCCTGTTGGGATGTTGTGGCTCTTGAACGCATTGACATGGCATGTGATCCAAGCCAGAATGCAGATGTTGCTGCAGTTATAATGCAAGAAGGTTTGGCCAATGTCTGTCTTGTTACAGGAGCAATGACCCTGGTGAGAGCTAAAATTGATGTAACCATTCCCCGCAAGAGAAAAGGGAATACATCACAACATGAAAAG GGCTTACAAAAATTTTATGACACCGTCTTGCAAGCTATTCTCCGGCATGTAAACTTCGAAGTTACGCGATGCATTTTGCTTGCATCTCCAGGATTCGTAAAAGATCATTTCTTTGAATATATGATGCAATGGGCTTCTAAAAACGACAACCGTATGCTTATCGacaacaaatcaaaatttcttcttattcACGCTTCGTCAGGATTTAAACACTCTTTAAAAG AAGTTTTAGCTGATCCTGCTGTAACATCGCGTATGGCCGATACGAAAGCGATGGCCGAAGTCAAAGCATTGGAGAATTTTTATGCAGTTTTACAAACAGAGCCAAGCCGCGCCTTTTATGGTCTCAAGCACGTCTTGAAGGCTAACGAAGGCCAAGCAATTGATACCCTTTTGGTGTCTGATAATCTCTTTAGGTACTAA